DNA sequence from the Microtus ochrogaster isolate Prairie Vole_2 chromosome 2, MicOch1.0, whole genome shotgun sequence genome:
GCGAGTGAGCTGAGCCGGGGCGGCCGCGCCGCGGGGCGATGGCCGTGCCACCGCTGCTCCGCGGGGCGCTGCTGCTGTGGCAGCTGCTGACGACGGGCGGCGCGGCGCTGGAGATCGGCCGCTTCGATCCGGAGCGCGGCCGTGGTCCTGCCCCGTGCCAAGCGGTGGAGATCCCCATGTGCCGGGGCATCGGCTACAACTTGACCCGTATGCCCAACCTACTGGGCCACACGTCGCAGGGCGAGGCGGCTGCGCAGCTGGCCGAGTTCGCGCCTCTCGTGCAGTACGGCTGCCACAGCCACCTGCGCTTCTTCCTCTGCTCGCTCTACGCCCCCATGTGCACCGACCAGGTCTCCACTCCCATCCCCGCCTGCCGGCCAATGTGCGAGCAGGCTCGCCTGCGCTGCGCCCCCATCATGGAGCAATTCAATTTCGGCTGGCCGGACTCGCTCGACTGCGCCCGGCTCCCCACGCGCAACGACCCGCACGCGCTCTGCATGGAGGCACCGGAGAACGCCACCGCAGGCCCCACAGAACCCCACAAGGGCCTGGGCATGTTACCTGTGGCACCTCGGCCCGCGAGGCCACCGGGAGATTCAGCCCCAGgtcccggcagtggtggcacctgtGACAACCCCGAGAAGTTCCAGTACGTGGAGAAGAGTCGCTCGTGCGCTCCGCGCTGCGGGCCAGGCGTCGAGGTGTTCTGGTCTCGGCGCGACAAGGACTTCGCGCTCGTCTGGATGGCAGTGTGGTCTGCGTTGTGTTTCTTCTCCACAGCCTTCACCGTCTTCACCTTTCTGCTGGAGCCTCATCGATTCCAGTACCCCGAGCGTCCCATTATCTTCCTTTCCATGTGCTACAACGTCTACTCTTTGGCTTTCCTGATCCGAGCGGTGGCAGGTGCACAGAGTGTGGCCTGCGACCAGGAGGCAGGGGCTCTGTATGTGATCCAGGAGGGTCTGGAAAACACAGGATGCACCCTGGTCTTCCTATTGCTCTATTACTTCGGTATGGCCAGCTCACTTTGGTGGGTGGTTTTGACTCTCACCTGGTTCCTAGCTGCAGGCAAAAAATGGGGCCATGAGGCCATTGAGGCCCATGGCAGCTACTTCCACATGGCAGCTTGGGGCTTGCCAGCTCTCAAGACCATCGTGGTCCTGACGCTGCGCAAGGTGGCTGGGGATGAACTGACGGGGCTCTGCTATGTAGCCAGTATGGACCCGGCAGCCCTCACCGGCTTTGTGTTGGTACCTCTCTCTTGCTACCTGGTACTTGGCACCAGTTTCCTCCTGACCGGTTTTGTGGCTCTCTTCCATATACGCAAAATCATGAAGACGGGTGGCACCAACACGGAGAAGCTGGAGAAGTTGATGGTCAAGATCGGAGTTTTCTCTATCCTGTACACAGTGCCGGCCACCTGCGTCATCGTCTGCTATGTTTATGAGCGCCTCAACATGGATTTCTGGCGCCTTCGGGCCACCGAGCAACCATGCACTGCTGCCACTGTGCCCGGAGGCCGAAGAGACTGCTCGCTGCCAGGGGGCTCGGTGCCCACTGTGGCTGTCTTCATGCTCAAAATCTTCATGTCCTTGGTGGTGGGCATCACCAGTGGAGTTTGGGTATGGAGTTCCAAGACTTTCCAGACATGGCAGAGCCTGTGTTACCGAAAAATGGCAGCTGGACGAGTCAGAGCCAAAGCCTGCCGGGCCCCAGGGGGCTATGGCCGTGGTACTCACTGCCACTACAAGGCCCCCACGGTGGTCTTGCACATGACTAAGACAGATCCGTCTCTGGAGAACCCCACACACCTCTAGGGACATGGGCTTGGCTATGGACTATGGCTGATCCTTCctcgccctcccctccccccttggGAGACAGCTGAGTAACAGCTGCCCAGCTGTCAAGGTCAGGCAAGGGAGACACTGGGGGCTAAGGACTAACTAGGGTGGAGACCCAGTAAGGCTCGTAGGCTCGTTCTCTCACAGGGAGCATGCCTAGTTGAGGCCCCAGAGGGTCCTAGAAGGGGCAGACGAGGACAGGGTCCAGTGTGGGGCTTATTTAATGATGTAATTTATTGTGGCGTTTCTCTGGAAGCTGTGGCTGGAATAAACCCTCATGTGGCACTGCCTTGTCCTATCTGTGCTGGAAAGAGGGAAGACcaggcagaagggagagaaacTTCATAAACAGAGCTGGGGGTGAGAGGCCGTGAGGCTCATGCCATGACCCGTTTTCTGGCTTCCTGTGAAGGAGAGGGAGCCTTGGGCATCTGTGCAttataggagtgtgtgtgtgtgtatgtgtgtgtgttcggtgTTCTCACTTGTCTCAAGACTGAGACCTTTGAAGTGGAACAAGGACACCTCCTTCATGAATACCTCAGGAATCCCTGGGTGTGACATGGCTCCTCTAGCCCTAGCAGGGTCGTCCAGCCTGTTTGGGGAAACAGGTAAGCTGCTTTTTCACattttgctttagaaaacaaaggGGGTCGGGGCTGTCAAGGTAGCCtggtaggtaaaggtgcttgccgccaaggCTAAGAACATGAGTTCGATTGCTGGGACTCACGTGGTGGAAGAAGTGAACCAACTCACACAAATTCTCCGTGGCACAACCCCCTTCTAATACACAAAGAAATGTGATGTCTTTAAAAAGCAAGTCCTTCCAAGTCATCCTCTACTGAGTCTGTGAAGACtgctgggagcagggaagcaactccatggtagggtgcttgcctagcatgcctgaagccctgggtCCCACCGCCAACATGCCTTAAAAGAGGCATGGCTAAGCATGTTTATAATCCaaatacttgggaggcaaaggcaggaagatcaagaattcaagggCATCCCCTAGCTACGTAAGATTCTATTtggaggaaaatataaaatttaaagggaaggagcagggcagatggctcagcaggtaaagttgcttgccaccaagcctaatttgagttcaatcccttgAACCCCattggtaggagagaaccagctaCCATGAACCTGAGCCCCCCCCCTCCATGAGTAGatgtaaaaatagttttcaaagtaTTATTGTTTGGcaagaagccttgtctcaaagaaaaaaaaaaccgccTTAACaatatcatcaacaacaaaatccttcaataacagcaacaacaaaaaaaaatcaatctttggTATTTGGAGCCCTAAGCTATATCTTCCTATTTTTGGATAGGGGAAGATGGGGCTTGAATATGCAAGCCATCTTGGTAGTAGTCTTGGAGGTAGGGAGCTATTGAGTGAGAACTTTGTCTCTAGCTCCAGAACACTTAGGAAGATTTGGGGTGCTGACAGCAGCTGTGAGGATGTGCACAGCTGTGCTGGGCCAGTCGGCAGGTCAGGAAAGCACCATGGATACCTGTCTGCTAGACCTGCCCCATCCCTGTACCCTGAGGTAGGTATGGTCATCCTGGAGGTCCCAATCAGCTCCATCTGGCTTCTTAAGTCTTTATCATCTCACTGAACTACACCCCGCTTTTGCTGTGAGTGCTGTTTGACCTCAGGTTCTTATGCTCCCACAGCACATGCCCAACTGTACCATCTTCCCCCATCCCTAGGCAAAGATCTTGATGTCTTCTACACATAGGCAGCCCCtcaaaaagttgtgtgtgtgtgtgtgtgtgtttgagacagggtctctttacatagctctggctgtcctggaatttgtagtttaggctggcctcaaattcagagatttgcctgcctctgcccatgtgtgctgggactaagggcacATTACCTCACCTGGCTAAGGAAGGTTTTAGAAATTGTTTATTAAATATCATATCGCACTTCATGTCTGTATCTTGTTACCTGAAGTGGGAATAGGGAATATAAAACACCTCAGTTACATGCAGTTACCCGAGAATAGCACGCATGTGCAACTGGACCATGATAGGAACTTGTTGCACACACTTTAGCTTAGCTTTGCTGGGGGCAAATCCAGGGTTTGAAGCATGCTAGACAGGTGGTCTACCACCGAGTCACACCTTCAGGCTTTCCTAGGAAATTCTTTATACTGTTTACTGTATATAGAATGTCTCTTTGTAaggaactttgtttttttttttttttttttttttttNNNNNNNNNNNNNNNNNNNNNNNNNNNNNNNNNNNNNNNNNNNNNNNNNNNNNNNNNNNNNNNNNNNNNNNNNNNNNNNNNNNNNNNNNNNNNNNNNNNNcctgtcctggaactagcttttgtagaccaggctggtctcgaactcacagagatccgcctgcctctgcctcccgagtgctgggattaaaggggtgcgccaccaccgcccggctgtaaggAACTTTGTTCACACCACATCTTTGACCACAAAGCCAGTGACCTTGCCTTGTATCTCCTGCAAAGGTTCTTGCCTAAGAGCTTTTATAGCCTCTATTGGGAGTGGGAAGGGAGTGGCTTCTCTCAGGACTTGTTCATGGACCTGTAGGATTTTGGCAGTTGGATACCTGAAAAGGGAAAGGCAGGGGTTGCACTGAGGGAAGCATTTAATGGCAACCAGTGCACCCCTCTACCCTTGCTTGTCTGTGGGTAAGGGAGAGGTTAGGACTTGGCTATCTGTGCAAGAAACAAGACTGGCTTCTAGAGAAAccaggagggaagatgggaagcAGGGATGGGCAGTGAAGGACATGCTGAGTTGGTCAGAACTTGGGAGGGGAGTATGCTGGGACGCCCACGTTCTAGAGGCAGAGCACTGCCTGGAGCTTTCCCTGTTCTATGGTTAAGGCTGTGTTTGGAGCAGGCTTCAGCCTCTCATGGGAGTGGGTGTGAGTGAGGTGTATGCTCCAGGCAAGTGCTATGCCACTGTCACTTTCTGAAACAAGGTCTAAATATCCTGGGCcagcttgaacttctgatctctgCTCAGCCTCTCTACAGGCATGGCTTTTAGTAGCCACTTTAACATCCAGCTGCCACTTAGGTCCCACTAACAGGGCCAGGGCCATTGTTGGAGGATGGCACGGCTCTACATACACATGTGCTTTGAATACCCACCCGAGGAACAAGGCTTTGCAGATGTGAGGCGGAGTGACACTCAAGGAGTGGACATTAAACACAGTTCTTTCCCAGAGTGGGTGAGCTGGAACTGGTAAGCAGGCGGCGGTATCTGAGGGGGCCATTTTCTCCTTTGTGCTCAGTGCAGGCCAGGCTGGTGGAAGTAAGAGTACCAGAACCCGTAAGCAGGACTGATGTGTTCTGACTACCTCTGTGGGGTGAGAGGCCCAGCAAAACCTTTCAATTTCATAGGCAGGCTACCGCCCAGCAAGGAACTACTCACATCCACTGACTTTAAAATACGAAGGAGTTGCAGGACAGAACTGCAGGGGCCAAGTGCATGCAAATTCAGCACACTGTTCATGCTCTAAAATAACCTGGCTTTCAGGGCTGCACTGCTCACCACTGCTCGAAGACAGAAAGGAATCACCCGAGCTGTCTCTTCTTTATAAACACAAGTACATAATGTTTATTTGAAATCCAATTTATTACAAGTCTACCTTTAGCCGCAGCCCTTCCtcctttaaaacaatttaaaaagccaCCATGCAGATGTCACTGCAGTGGAAAT
Encoded proteins:
- the Fzd9 gene encoding frizzled-9: MAVPPLLRGALLLWQLLTTGGAALEIGRFDPERGRGPAPCQAVEIPMCRGIGYNLTRMPNLLGHTSQGEAAAQLAEFAPLVQYGCHSHLRFFLCSLYAPMCTDQVSTPIPACRPMCEQARLRCAPIMEQFNFGWPDSLDCARLPTRNDPHALCMEAPENATAGPTEPHKGLGMLPVAPRPARPPGDSAPGPGSGGTCDNPEKFQYVEKSRSCAPRCGPGVEVFWSRRDKDFALVWMAVWSALCFFSTAFTVFTFLLEPHRFQYPERPIIFLSMCYNVYSLAFLIRAVAGAQSVACDQEAGALYVIQEGLENTGCTLVFLLLYYFGMASSLWWVVLTLTWFLAAGKKWGHEAIEAHGSYFHMAAWGLPALKTIVVLTLRKVAGDELTGLCYVASMDPAALTGFVLVPLSCYLVLGTSFLLTGFVALFHIRKIMKTGGTNTEKLEKLMVKIGVFSILYTVPATCVIVCYVYERLNMDFWRLRATEQPCTAATVPGGRRDCSLPGGSVPTVAVFMLKIFMSLVVGITSGVWVWSSKTFQTWQSLCYRKMAAGRVRAKACRAPGGYGRGTHCHYKAPTVVLHMTKTDPSLENPTHL